A single genomic interval of Asterias amurensis chromosome 1, ASM3211899v1 harbors:
- the LOC139935064 gene encoding snaclec GPIB-binding protein subunit beta-like yields the protein MASSFSVITFSILVALLQSHLLIVSPCMSCISPWTSFGNHCYLLVTDAKTFDEAEQYCQSLSRFGRPSHLASIMNQEEHDFLVLLIKSVYGKSGMKTWFGYRKDWSGSFAWLDGSPSGGYTNWYPAQPSGDGPCTEILETATSGTNLWNDLSCNSLKRSACKIAARF from the coding sequence ATGGCAAGTTCTTTCAGTGTCATCACTTTCAGTATTCTTGTAGCTCTCCTTCAGTCGCATTTGCTGATCGTATCTCCATGCATGTCCTGCATCAGTCCATGGACAAGTTTTGGGAATCATTGCTACCTTCTTGTGACGGATGCCaagacctttgatgaagctgaacagtaCTGTCAGAGTTTGTCACGCTTTGGCAGACCATCTCATCTAGCGTCAATTATGAACCAAGAGGAACATGACTTCCTTGTCCTGCTTATCAAATCCGTTTATGGAAAAAGCGGCATGAAAACCTGGTTCGGCTACCGCAAGGACTGGTCCGGTAGCTTTGCCTGGCTCGACGGCAGTCCATCCGGAGGGTACACcaactggtaccctgctcagcCCAGTGGCGATGGACCCTGCACCGAGATCCTTGAAACTGCTACGAGTGGAACCAACTTGTGGAATGACCTGTCATGTAATTCCCTCAAGCGTTCTGCTTGTAAAATAGCAGCCAGGTTCTGA